Proteins from a single region of Flavobacterium sp. YJ01:
- a CDS encoding NifU family protein produces the protein MTTEELTNNVLLALDEIRPFLKSDGGDISLISIEDDKHVKVRLEGACISCSVNQMTLKAGVETTIKKYAPQIETVVNIM, from the coding sequence ATGACAACAGAAGAATTAACAAATAATGTTTTATTGGCCTTAGACGAGATAAGACCATTTTTAAAATCTGATGGTGGAGATATTTCATTAATTTCTATCGAAGATGATAAACATGTAAAAGTTCGTTTGGAAGGGGCTTGTATTAGCTGCAGCGTTAATCAAATGACGCTGAAAGCAGGAGTTGAAACAACAATAAAAAAATACGCACCACAAATTGAAACTGTGGTAAATATTATGTAA
- the mscL gene encoding large conductance mechanosensitive channel protein MscL: MGFFSEFKAFAMKGNVVDLAVAVIIGAAFGKIVSSFIEDVITPLVLKPALDAAHLSKIEDLTAFGGVKYGLFLSAVINFLIVAFVLFLIIKGINSLKKKEEPAPNQPAAPTQEELLTQIRDLLKNKQ; the protein is encoded by the coding sequence ATGGGATTTTTTTCAGAATTTAAGGCATTTGCAATGAAAGGCAACGTGGTTGACCTTGCTGTTGCAGTAATTATTGGAGCTGCTTTTGGTAAAATTGTAAGTTCATTTATTGAAGATGTAATCACACCTTTAGTGTTAAAACCAGCTCTAGATGCAGCTCACTTATCTAAAATAGAAGATTTAACAGCTTTTGGTGGCGTAAAATACGGATTGTTTCTGTCAGCCGTTATCAACTTTTTGATTGTAGCTTTTGTTTTGTTTTTGATTATCAAAGGAATTAATAGTCTTAAAAAGAAAGAAGAACCAGCACCAAACCAACCTGCAGCACCAACTCAGGAAGAATTGCTTACTCAAATTAGAGATTTGTTGAAAAACAAACAATAA
- a CDS encoding 2Fe-2S iron-sulfur cluster-binding protein, protein MDVLIKIKDREGVIHELQAPTDMAMNIMELCKAYELPVEGTCGGMAMCASCQCYVLNDVALPEMGDDEEAMLSEAFYVKSNSRLGCQIPITEDLEGLELELAPEY, encoded by the coding sequence ATGGATGTATTAATCAAGATTAAAGATCGAGAAGGAGTTATACACGAATTACAGGCTCCTACTGATATGGCAATGAATATAATGGAGTTATGCAAAGCATACGAACTTCCTGTTGAAGGAACTTGCGGCGGAATGGCCATGTGCGCTTCTTGCCAATGTTATGTTCTAAATGATGTTGCATTACCAGAAATGGGAGATGATGAAGAAGCAATGCTTTCGGAAGCATTTTATGTAAAATCTAATAGCCGTTTAGGCTGCCAGATTCCAATTACCGAAGATCTTGAAGGTTTGGAATTAGAATTGGCTCCAGAATATTAA
- a CDS encoding Mrp/NBP35 family ATP-binding protein gives MKLDRKEILKALESITIAGEGKNMVESGAVTNVITFGDEAVVDLVLHTPAMHIKKRAEDDIKKTIHELISPDAKVKVNIKVESPEKPEIKGRAIPGIKNIIAVASGKGGVGKSTVTANLAVTLAKMGFKVGVLDADIYGPSMPIMFDVENEKPVSITVDGKSKMKPIESYEIKMLSIGFFTAPSQAVIWRGPMAAKALNQMIFDADWGELDFMLLDLPPGTGDIHLSIMQSLPITGAVVVSTPQAVALADAKKGVAMFMQDNINVPVLGIIENMAYFTPEELPENKYYIFGQEGAKNLAQDLDVPFLGEVPIVQSIREAGDYGRPAALQTASPIEKVFEEITRNVVQETVNRNESLPATEAIKITTMAGCSAVKKN, from the coding sequence ATGAAATTAGATAGAAAAGAAATTCTTAAAGCTTTAGAATCAATTACTATTGCTGGAGAAGGAAAAAATATGGTTGAAAGCGGCGCTGTAACCAATGTTATTACATTTGGAGATGAAGCTGTAGTAGACCTTGTATTGCACACACCTGCGATGCACATTAAAAAAAGAGCTGAAGATGATATTAAAAAAACAATTCACGAATTAATATCGCCAGACGCAAAAGTAAAAGTAAACATTAAAGTAGAATCTCCAGAGAAACCTGAAATTAAAGGTCGCGCAATTCCTGGAATCAAAAATATTATTGCAGTTGCTTCTGGAAAAGGAGGAGTAGGAAAATCTACTGTTACAGCAAATTTAGCGGTAACACTTGCAAAAATGGGCTTTAAAGTTGGTGTTTTAGATGCTGATATTTACGGTCCTTCAATGCCAATTATGTTTGACGTTGAAAACGAAAAACCAGTTTCTATTACTGTTGACGGAAAATCGAAAATGAAACCTATTGAAAGTTATGAAATCAAAATGCTTTCAATCGGATTTTTTACAGCTCCAAGTCAAGCCGTAATCTGGAGAGGTCCAATGGCTGCAAAAGCTTTAAATCAAATGATTTTTGATGCAGATTGGGGAGAATTAGATTTTATGTTACTTGATTTACCTCCTGGAACTGGAGATATTCACTTATCTATCATGCAGTCACTTCCAATAACAGGTGCTGTTGTAGTAAGTACTCCACAAGCAGTTGCTCTTGCAGATGCTAAAAAAGGAGTTGCAATGTTTATGCAGGATAATATCAATGTTCCTGTTTTGGGAATTATCGAAAATATGGCGTACTTTACACCAGAAGAATTGCCAGAAAATAAATACTATATCTTTGGACAAGAAGGTGCTAAAAACCTTGCTCAAGATTTAGACGTTCCGTTTTTAGGAGAAGTGCCAATTGTACAGTCTATTCGTGAAGCAGGAGATTATGGTCGTCCAGCAGCATTGCAGACAGCTTCTCCAATAGAAAAAGTTTTTGAAGAAATCACCAGAAATGTGGTGCAAGAAACAGTAAACAGAAACGAAAGCTTACCAGCAACAGAAGCCATTAAAATTACAACAATGGCAGGTTGTTCGGCAGTTAAGAAAAATTAA
- a CDS encoding L,D-transpeptidase family protein: MRNFTFSTIIIAISFLGFSFNSFPEKSKMKETAKNAFVITIDATSINAFFKKYPKLKKYQKEVEDVYKAKQYKSIWYDNDKITEFGALLYQKVNVLKDQGIDSKMPYKEIIDQAFNESDNIDPPQVDTELLLTSMYIFYASNVYSGVDPATLKKIGWYLPAKSISYSKILDSLIVDTNRLNEDDNLLFSQYYKLKDALKKYRKIEKDNLWQKITIDSATFKELRPDDTAVAIKQIRNRLYVTGDLKQDSKSNVYDEELMAGILNYKKRYNLKLNYVITRDHINQFNEPISKRIKTIMLNMERCRWIPTNLSKASEYVMVNIPSFRMFYVKDGQYALVSDIFVGNRLSETVIFSGMMDRIVFSPYWYVPNSIIQNELKLQMARDKNYLAENNMEWNGGRVRQKPGPKNSLGLVKFMFPNPNDIYMHDTPAKSLFEFEKRTFSHGCINVKEAKNLALAILKDDPDWPADKIDKAMSGEKETTCMLKNKIPVYIGYFTAWVQDNGEVNFFPDVYDRDESLDKLLYSDAVTMN; this comes from the coding sequence ATGCGAAATTTTACTTTTTCTACCATCATTATTGCAATTAGCTTTTTAGGTTTTTCATTTAACTCATTTCCTGAGAAAAGTAAAATGAAAGAAACTGCTAAAAATGCTTTTGTTATTACAATAGACGCAACGTCTATAAATGCGTTTTTTAAAAAATATCCTAAACTAAAAAAGTATCAGAAAGAGGTTGAAGATGTTTACAAAGCAAAACAATACAAATCTATTTGGTATGATAATGATAAGATAACCGAATTTGGGGCATTATTATACCAGAAAGTAAATGTGCTGAAAGATCAGGGAATAGACAGTAAAATGCCTTATAAAGAAATAATCGATCAAGCCTTTAACGAAAGCGATAATATTGATCCGCCGCAAGTTGACACAGAATTATTGCTGACAAGTATGTATATTTTTTATGCGAGTAATGTTTATTCTGGTGTAGATCCTGCAACTTTAAAGAAAATTGGCTGGTATTTGCCTGCTAAAAGTATTTCGTATTCTAAAATTCTAGATTCTCTAATTGTCGATACAAACCGATTGAATGAAGATGACAATCTTTTATTTAGCCAATATTACAAATTGAAAGATGCCTTAAAAAAATACCGTAAAATCGAAAAGGATAATCTTTGGCAAAAAATTACAATAGACAGCGCAACCTTTAAAGAATTAAGACCTGATGATACAGCCGTGGCGATTAAGCAAATTAGAAACCGTTTGTATGTTACGGGAGATTTGAAACAGGATTCTAAAAGCAATGTTTATGATGAAGAACTGATGGCTGGAATTTTAAATTATAAAAAAAGATATAATCTAAAATTGAATTATGTTATAACGAGAGATCATATCAATCAGTTTAATGAGCCAATTAGCAAAAGAATTAAAACCATAATGCTCAATATGGAAAGATGCAGATGGATTCCGACCAATTTGTCTAAAGCAAGTGAATATGTAATGGTGAATATTCCGTCGTTTAGAATGTTTTATGTGAAAGATGGGCAATACGCACTCGTTTCGGATATTTTTGTCGGCAATAGGCTGAGTGAAACAGTAATATTTAGCGGTATGATGGATCGAATCGTTTTTAGTCCGTATTGGTATGTGCCGAACAGTATTATTCAAAATGAATTAAAACTACAGATGGCAAGAGATAAAAACTATCTGGCAGAAAATAATATGGAGTGGAATGGAGGCCGCGTGAGACAAAAACCTGGCCCTAAAAATTCATTAGGATTGGTGAAATTTATGTTTCCAAATCCAAATGATATTTACATGCATGACACGCCAGCGAAGAGTTTATTCGAATTTGAAAAACGTACTTTTAGTCATGGCTGTATAAATGTAAAAGAAGCAAAAAATCTTGCACTAGCGATTTTAAAAGACGATCCAGATTGGCCAGCAGATAAAATTGACAAAGCAATGAGCGGCGAAAAGGAAACAACTTGTATGCTAAAAAATAAAATTCCAGTTTACATCGGTTATTTTACGGCTTGGGTTCAGGATAATGGTGAAGTTAATTTTTTTCCAGACGTTTACGATAGAGATGAAAGCTTAGATAAACTTCTTTATTCTGATGCTGTAACAATGAACTAA
- a CDS encoding porin family protein: MRIIFSCLFLLSFFNSFAQEAVKPEIKPVVKIDSLYREDQFYFSVTYNMFTDIPVDFKQNKFSLGLSGGFLRDMPINKSRTIAIAAGLGLSYQNYYQNLTISQDASGGIIYGVNDYGQFVSNRYRQYSVDLPIEFRWRNSTYESTKFWRIYGGVKLSYVFSNSSILDDGEKTYRINNNAAINKFQYGPYIAAGYNTWNVYLYYGLSPLFNSATTLSGEKINMKTLNAGLIFYIL; this comes from the coding sequence ATGAGAATTATTTTCAGCTGTTTATTTTTACTTAGTTTTTTTAACTCTTTTGCACAAGAAGCAGTTAAACCTGAGATAAAACCAGTAGTAAAAATAGATTCTTTATATCGAGAGGATCAGTTTTATTTTTCGGTAACTTATAATATGTTTACCGATATTCCGGTTGATTTTAAGCAAAATAAGTTCTCTCTTGGACTTTCTGGAGGTTTTCTTCGTGATATGCCAATTAATAAATCGAGAACTATTGCTATTGCGGCAGGTTTAGGTTTGAGTTATCAGAACTATTATCAAAATCTAACCATTTCTCAAGATGCGTCGGGAGGTATTATATATGGCGTAAACGATTATGGACAATTTGTTTCTAATCGATACAGACAATATTCTGTAGATCTTCCGATAGAATTTAGATGGAGAAATTCGACTTACGAAAGCACCAAATTCTGGCGTATTTATGGCGGTGTTAAATTGAGTTATGTGTTTTCGAATTCTTCCATTTTAGACGATGGCGAAAAGACGTACAGAATAAACAATAATGCAGCAATCAATAAATTTCAATACGGACCATATATTGCTGCAGGATATAATACATGGAATGTTTATTTGTATTATGGTTTAAGTCCATTATTTAATTCGGCAACCACGCTTTCGGGCGAAAAAATCAATATGAAAACCTTAAACGCAGGTTTGATTTTTTATATTTTATAA
- a CDS encoding aspartate-semialdehyde dehydrogenase encodes MRIAVVGATGMVGEVMLKVLAERNFPVTELIPVASERSVGKEIEYKGTKYKVVGLQTAVDMKADIAVFSAGGDTSLEWAPKFAAAGTTVIDNSSAWRMDATKKLVVPEINASVLTKEDKIIANPNCSTIQMVLALAPLHKKYNIKRIIVSTYQSITGTGVKAVKQLENEYAGIQGDMAYKYPIHRNAIPHCDSFEENGYTKEEMKLVRETQKILGDNTIRVTATAVRVPVVGGHSEAVNVEFTNDFEVNEVREILHNTDGVVVQDNLDTFTYPMPLYAEGKNDVFVGRIRRDESQPNTLNMWIVADNLRKGAATNTIQIAEYLIQAGLV; translated from the coding sequence ATGAGAATTGCAGTTGTAGGAGCTACCGGAATGGTTGGCGAAGTAATGCTTAAAGTTTTAGCGGAAAGAAATTTTCCTGTTACAGAATTAATTCCTGTTGCGTCTGAAAGATCAGTAGGAAAAGAAATTGAATATAAAGGAACAAAATATAAAGTAGTTGGTTTACAAACAGCAGTTGATATGAAAGCTGATATCGCTGTTTTCTCAGCTGGTGGAGATACTTCATTAGAATGGGCACCAAAATTTGCTGCTGCTGGAACAACTGTTATCGACAACTCTTCTGCTTGGAGAATGGATGCGACTAAAAAATTAGTAGTTCCAGAAATCAACGCTTCTGTTTTAACTAAAGAAGATAAAATTATTGCAAATCCAAACTGTTCTACAATTCAGATGGTTTTGGCTTTGGCTCCTTTGCATAAAAAATACAACATTAAAAGAATTATTGTTTCTACGTACCAATCTATCACAGGAACTGGTGTAAAAGCGGTAAAACAATTAGAAAACGAATACGCAGGAATTCAAGGTGATATGGCTTACAAATATCCAATTCACAGAAATGCGATTCCACATTGCGATAGTTTTGAAGAAAACGGATACACTAAAGAAGAAATGAAATTAGTTCGCGAAACTCAAAAAATTCTTGGTGATAACACGATTAGAGTTACAGCTACTGCAGTTCGTGTGCCAGTTGTAGGCGGACATAGTGAAGCAGTAAACGTTGAGTTTACAAATGATTTTGAAGTAAATGAAGTTCGTGAAATCCTTCACAATACAGACGGAGTAGTAGTGCAAGATAATTTAGATACCTTTACTTATCCAATGCCATTATACGCTGAAGGTAAAAATGATGTTTTTGTTGGAAGAATTCGTCGTGACGAAAGCCAACCAAATACATTAAACATGTGGATTGTTGCTGATAACTTAAGAAAAGGCGCTGCAACAAACACAATCCAAATTGCTGAATATTTAATTCAAGCAGGTTTGGTATAA
- a CDS encoding bifunctional UDP-N-acetylmuramoyl-tripeptide:D-alanyl-D-alanine ligase/alanine racemase encodes MSINSKDLTSVINAKWTGSKEAVLIDHISIDSRSLQNGSQTLFFALSGVNNDAHLFIPDLIEKGVQNFVVQHIPENCAEKANFLIVENTLNALQEFAAYYRNLFHFPIIGLTGSNGKTIVKEWLNFLLSPDYNIVRSPKSYNSQVGVPLSVISINKNHNLGIFEAGISTVNEMAKLEKIIKPNIGILTSIGSAHDEGFLNLVQKIDEKLLLFKDCPVIIYQKNEVVDSCLTQFAAEYMMHPRELFSWSFTDKSADVFVLKKEIKNDHTLIEYQYKKEKFHLEIPFSDSASVENAISCLLVLLYFNYDQTTIQNRIEMLYPVQMRLEVKNGINNCSIIDDSYSSDFQSLKIALDFLESQKKNASKTVILSDIFQSGFSNEELYSKVADLIASNKINRVIGIGETISAFADKFSNITIFKTKNEFIEAIESLNFNNETILVKGARSFHFEEIVSLLEEKTHETVLEINLDAISHNFNYFKSKLAPNVKMMVMVKAFGYGNGGLEIAKLLEHHKVDYLGVAFADEGISLKNGGIKLPIMVLNPESTSFPSIIQYQLEPEIYSIKGLNAFLKIAREKNLRDFPIHIKIDTGMHRLGFEENTLQELIETLKGNSTVRVQSVLSHLATSDDPKHYDFVNQQIVLFEKLSSRLISELHINPIRHILNTSGISNFPNAQYNMVRLGIGLYGVSNDPSEQKYLENVGTLKSIISQVRTIPAGDSVGYGRRFMAEKETKIATIPIGYADGIARLWGNEVGFVVIKNQKAKIVGSVCMDMLMVNVTEIDCKEGDSVIIFGESPTVIEMAEALKTIPYEIMTSISQRVKRVFFR; translated from the coding sequence ATGAGCATAAATTCAAAAGACCTAACCTCAGTTATAAATGCCAAATGGACTGGCTCCAAAGAGGCTGTTTTAATCGATCATATTTCTATTGATAGCCGTTCGCTGCAAAACGGATCGCAAACTTTATTTTTTGCTTTATCAGGCGTAAACAATGATGCTCATTTATTTATTCCTGATTTAATCGAAAAAGGAGTTCAGAATTTTGTGGTGCAACATATACCCGAAAATTGTGCAGAGAAAGCTAATTTTTTAATTGTTGAAAATACCTTAAATGCGCTTCAGGAATTTGCAGCATATTATAGAAATCTTTTTCATTTTCCAATTATCGGCTTAACCGGAAGTAACGGAAAAACAATTGTAAAAGAATGGCTTAATTTTTTATTGAGCCCAGATTATAATATTGTTAGAAGTCCAAAAAGTTACAATTCTCAAGTTGGAGTTCCGCTTTCGGTTATTTCAATTAATAAAAATCACAATTTAGGAATTTTTGAAGCTGGAATTTCTACAGTAAACGAAATGGCTAAATTGGAGAAAATCATTAAACCCAATATTGGTATTTTAACAAGCATTGGTTCTGCACATGATGAAGGCTTTTTAAATTTAGTTCAGAAAATTGACGAAAAACTTCTTTTGTTCAAAGACTGTCCCGTTATTATTTATCAAAAAAATGAAGTTGTAGATTCTTGTTTGACGCAATTTGCAGCAGAATATATGATGCATCCTCGTGAACTTTTTTCATGGAGTTTTACAGATAAAAGCGCAGATGTTTTTGTTCTAAAAAAAGAAATCAAAAACGACCACACGCTTATTGAATATCAGTACAAAAAAGAAAAGTTTCATTTAGAAATTCCATTTAGCGATTCTGCTTCGGTAGAAAATGCCATTTCTTGTTTGTTAGTTTTATTGTATTTTAATTACGATCAGACCACGATTCAAAATCGAATTGAGATGCTTTATCCTGTTCAAATGCGTTTAGAAGTAAAAAACGGAATTAACAATTGCAGTATTATTGATGATAGTTACAGTTCTGATTTTCAGTCTTTAAAAATTGCATTGGACTTTTTAGAAAGCCAGAAAAAGAATGCATCGAAAACGGTTATTTTATCGGATATTTTTCAAAGTGGTTTTTCGAATGAAGAATTGTATTCAAAAGTAGCCGATTTAATTGCATCCAATAAAATAAATCGCGTCATCGGAATTGGAGAAACCATTAGCGCTTTCGCTGATAAATTTTCAAACATCACTATTTTCAAAACTAAAAATGAATTTATTGAGGCTATTGAAAGTTTAAATTTCAACAATGAAACTATTTTGGTAAAAGGCGCAAGATCTTTTCATTTTGAAGAAATTGTGTCGCTGCTGGAAGAGAAAACGCATGAAACAGTTCTCGAAATTAATCTGGATGCCATTAGCCATAACTTCAATTATTTCAAATCAAAATTGGCTCCAAACGTCAAAATGATGGTGATGGTAAAAGCTTTTGGATATGGAAATGGAGGTTTGGAAATAGCCAAATTATTAGAACATCATAAAGTAGATTATTTAGGTGTCGCTTTCGCGGATGAAGGAATTTCGTTGAAAAATGGCGGAATAAAATTGCCAATTATGGTTTTAAATCCCGAATCGACAAGTTTTCCATCGATAATTCAATATCAATTAGAACCAGAGATTTATAGCATAAAAGGATTAAATGCCTTTTTGAAAATTGCACGAGAAAAGAACTTAAGAGATTTTCCGATTCACATTAAAATTGATACCGGAATGCATCGTTTAGGTTTTGAAGAAAATACGCTTCAAGAATTAATTGAAACTTTAAAAGGAAATTCGACCGTTAGAGTTCAAAGTGTTCTTTCGCATTTAGCGACAAGCGATGATCCGAAACATTATGATTTTGTAAATCAGCAAATTGTTTTGTTTGAAAAATTGTCTTCAAGATTGATTTCCGAATTGCATATTAATCCGATCCGTCATATTTTAAATACATCTGGAATTAGCAATTTCCCGAATGCTCAATATAATATGGTGAGATTAGGAATTGGTTTATACGGCGTTTCCAACGATCCGTCAGAGCAGAAATATTTAGAAAATGTTGGGACTTTAAAATCGATTATTTCTCAAGTCAGAACCATTCCCGCTGGCGACAGTGTTGGTTACGGAAGACGTTTTATGGCGGAAAAAGAAACTAAAATCGCTACAATTCCAATTGGTTATGCAGACGGAATTGCAAGATTATGGGGAAATGAAGTTGGTTTTGTAGTCATTAAAAATCAAAAAGCCAAAATTGTCGGAAGCGTCTGTATGGATATGTTGATGGTAAACGTGACAGAAATTGATTGCAAAGAAGGCGATTCTGTAATCATTTTCGGCGAAAGCCCAACCGTTATTGAGATGGCTGAGGCATTAAAAACGATTCCGTACGAGATAATGACGAGTATTTCGCAACGTGTAAAGCGCGTATTTTTTAGATAA